From Callithrix jacchus isolate 240 chromosome 3, calJac240_pri, whole genome shotgun sequence, a single genomic window includes:
- the LOC144581753 gene encoding LOW QUALITY PROTEIN: SOSS complex subunit C (The sequence of the model RefSeq protein was modified relative to this genomic sequence to represent the inferred CDS: inserted 1 base in 1 codon; substituted 3 bases at 3 genomic stop codons) — MXNQSSTNHPGASIVLSRPSLNXAEQQHIAAXQKAAXQHAHAHSSRCFITQDSAFGNRILPVLLCLDPE, encoded by the exons atGTAGAATCAGTCTTCAACAAATCATCCTGGAGCTAGCATCGTACTCTCGAGACCCTCTCTTA ATGCTGAGCAACAGCATATTGCAGCCTAACAGAAGGCAGCTTAGCAACATGCTCATGCACATTCATCCAGATGCTTCATAACTCAAGACTCTGCATTTGGGAACCGTATTCTTCCTGTTTTACTTTGCCTTGAcccagaatga